In Sphingobium sp. B2D3C, a genomic segment contains:
- a CDS encoding alpha/beta hydrolase: protein MKMRLLGGLGLVTASVAAGAAPASPPIASRAEAPNTQVRVERRLIQSQAIAGNLMGTSAEREVFVVLPPSYGRDIKRRYPVVYALHGFSIDAASWMQKLDAARRIAAAFAAGVPEVIVVFPDGSNEYGGSFYGSSTVTGDFETFIADELPAYIDREFRSIPEAAARGLMGHSMGGYGVARIGMKRPGRFGVLYMMSPCCLSALGTQGLTAKEVREINDLASPQAARGLPFKYAGPLATAAAFSPNPAKPPLFVDLPITQQGESREAIMAKRAANAPLSFIDQYVAALRTYRAIGIDVGDQDTIVTAATELHKNLDNYAISNQLDIYPGDHSSKVPERLQKEVLPFFGKHLKIVVDR from the coding sequence ATGAAGATGCGATTGTTGGGTGGCCTTGGCCTTGTCACTGCCTCGGTGGCTGCCGGCGCCGCGCCCGCCTCTCCGCCTATCGCAAGCCGTGCAGAGGCCCCCAACACCCAGGTTCGGGTAGAGCGACGGCTGATCCAATCACAAGCCATTGCCGGCAATCTTATGGGGACCTCCGCCGAGCGCGAGGTCTTTGTCGTTCTTCCCCCGAGTTATGGCCGCGACATCAAGCGGCGATACCCCGTGGTTTACGCCCTGCACGGCTTCTCCATCGATGCGGCAAGCTGGATGCAGAAACTCGATGCGGCCAGGCGGATCGCTGCAGCTTTTGCTGCGGGAGTGCCGGAGGTCATTGTCGTGTTCCCCGATGGGAGCAATGAGTATGGCGGATCTTTCTATGGCAGTTCTACTGTCACCGGCGACTTCGAGACATTCATTGCGGATGAATTGCCTGCCTATATCGACCGGGAGTTCCGCTCGATTCCAGAGGCGGCCGCGCGTGGCTTGATGGGGCATTCCATGGGCGGCTACGGCGTCGCGCGCATTGGCATGAAGCGCCCAGGGCGGTTTGGCGTTCTCTACATGATGTCGCCCTGTTGCCTGAGCGCTCTCGGAACGCAGGGATTGACCGCAAAAGAAGTGAGGGAGATCAACGATCTTGCATCCCCTCAGGCAGCCCGGGGGCTTCCCTTCAAATATGCAGGGCCACTTGCGACCGCGGCGGCCTTCTCGCCCAATCCGGCGAAGCCGCCGCTCTTTGTCGATCTGCCGATTACGCAACAGGGCGAGTCGCGCGAGGCGATCATGGCCAAGCGCGCAGCCAATGCCCCGCTCAGTTTCATCGACCAGTATGTCGCTGCTCTCAGGACCTATCGCGCCATTGGCATCGACGTCGGCGATCAGGACACGATCGTCACCGCAGCAACCGAGCTCCATAAAAACCTAGATAACTATGCTATAAGCAATCAACTGGACATTTATCCGGGCGATCACAGCAGTAAAGTTCCGGAAAGACTGCAAAAAGAAGTCCTCCCATTCTTCGGAAAACATCTGAAAATTGTCGTAGATCGATAA
- a CDS encoding BLUF domain-containing protein, with protein sequence MHRILYISTVRRTLSDAELDEILVASRRNNRLADITGLLVVGNRRFLQVLEGPEDAVNSTFARISRDQRHYAVVQLNNKAIAARSFARWEMGFQRGGDVNEGSTLEEQVASLLEPVTDANLKAYFSGFAKSHSQPA encoded by the coding sequence ATGCATCGCATTTTATATATCAGCACTGTCCGTCGAACGCTTTCGGATGCGGAGCTCGATGAAATTTTGGTTGCGTCCCGACGTAATAACCGGCTCGCTGATATAACGGGCTTGCTCGTGGTCGGGAATCGGCGCTTCCTCCAGGTTCTCGAAGGCCCGGAAGATGCCGTCAACTCGACGTTCGCGCGCATTTCTAGGGATCAGCGTCACTATGCTGTGGTCCAACTGAATAACAAGGCAATCGCGGCACGGTCGTTCGCGCGTTGGGAGATGGGATTTCAGCGGGGTGGCGACGTCAACGAGGGCTCGACCCTTGAAGAGCAGGTGGCAAGCTTGCTTGAACCTGTCACCGACGCAAATTTGAAAGCCTATTTCAGCGGTTTTGCTAAATCCCATAGTCAGCCGGCCTGA
- the paoC gene encoding aldehyde oxidoreductase molybdenum-binding subunit PaoC — MKFDAPATQNPIDQLKVVGKSTDRIDGPLKTTGRAPYAHERHEVAANQAYGFVVGAAIAKGTIRSFDLVDAKAAPGVLSIITTLDHKPLPLGGQNTANLFGGAEIQHYHQAIALVVAETFEQARAAASLIQVDYVRQDGKFDLEREASRAEPVPDEDETNKAGDFAASYAKAEVKLDQRYSTPDESHAMMEPHATIAAWEGEKLTVWTSNQMIAWGKRDLAKALSLKPEQVRLDSPYVGGGFGGKLFLRSDVVLAALGAKTVGRPVKLALTRPIIINNTTHRPATLQHIRIGANKDGRILAISHESISGNLPDGEPETAVQQTKLFYAGESREVAMKLAQLDLPEGNAMRAPGEAPGLMALEIAMDEMAETLGMDPVEFRILNDTQVDPMKPERPFSARHFVECLRTGAEHFGWHKRKTAPGSVREGRWLIGMGVAGGFRNNQLTKSAARVRLSGDGKVTVETDMTDIGTGTYTIIAQTAAEMMGVDLGDVIVKLGDSDFPAAAGSGGQWGAANSTAGVYAACIKMRDQVAARLGLNNADVTFADGEVRSGDRAVPLRDAARDGELIAEDGIDYADDFADRAQQSTFAGHFVEVGVDAFTGETRIRRMLAVCDAGRILNPKSARSQVIGAMTMGAGAALMEELVVDKRFGFFVNHDLAGYEVPVHADIPHQDVIFLDTTDPWSTPMKAKGVGELGICGVGAAVANAIYNATGVRLRDYPMTLDKHLSRLPKAV, encoded by the coding sequence GTGAAGTTCGATGCTCCCGCTACCCAGAACCCGATCGACCAGCTCAAGGTCGTCGGCAAGTCCACCGATCGCATCGACGGGCCGCTCAAGACGACGGGGCGCGCACCCTATGCCCATGAGCGGCATGAGGTCGCCGCGAACCAGGCCTATGGCTTCGTCGTCGGCGCGGCCATCGCCAAGGGGACGATCCGGTCGTTCGATCTGGTCGACGCCAAGGCCGCGCCTGGCGTGCTCTCGATCATCACCACGCTGGACCATAAGCCGCTTCCGCTCGGCGGCCAGAACACCGCCAACCTGTTCGGTGGAGCCGAAATCCAGCATTATCATCAGGCGATTGCGCTCGTGGTCGCCGAGACCTTTGAGCAGGCCCGCGCGGCCGCGTCGCTGATTCAGGTCGATTATGTCCGGCAGGACGGCAAATTCGATCTCGAGCGCGAGGCGTCCCGGGCCGAGCCCGTTCCGGACGAGGACGAGACCAACAAAGCCGGCGATTTTGCGGCCAGCTACGCCAAGGCTGAGGTCAAGCTCGACCAGCGCTACAGCACGCCGGACGAAAGCCATGCGATGATGGAGCCGCACGCCACCATCGCCGCGTGGGAGGGCGAGAAGCTCACCGTCTGGACGTCGAACCAGATGATCGCCTGGGGCAAGCGCGACCTTGCAAAGGCCCTATCGCTCAAGCCCGAGCAAGTGCGGCTCGATTCCCCCTATGTCGGGGGCGGCTTTGGCGGAAAATTGTTTCTGCGCTCCGATGTTGTTCTTGCGGCGCTGGGGGCCAAAACGGTCGGGCGGCCGGTGAAGCTGGCCCTCACGCGGCCGATCATCATCAATAACACGACCCATCGACCCGCGACGCTGCAGCATATCCGGATCGGCGCGAATAAGGACGGGCGCATTCTTGCGATCTCGCACGAGAGCATTTCGGGAAATCTGCCGGATGGCGAACCGGAGACCGCCGTCCAGCAAACCAAGCTTTTCTACGCGGGGGAAAGCCGGGAAGTCGCTATGAAGCTGGCGCAGCTCGATCTGCCGGAAGGCAACGCAATGCGCGCGCCTGGCGAAGCGCCGGGGCTGATGGCGCTGGAGATCGCCATGGATGAAATGGCCGAGACGCTGGGGATGGACCCGGTTGAATTTCGTATCCTGAACGATACGCAGGTCGATCCGATGAAGCCCGAGCGTCCCTTTTCGGCGCGTCATTTCGTCGAGTGCCTCAGGACCGGCGCGGAGCACTTCGGATGGCACAAGCGCAAGACGGCCCCCGGCTCCGTGCGTGAGGGCCGCTGGCTCATCGGCATGGGCGTGGCCGGCGGCTTTCGTAACAATCAGCTGACCAAATCCGCGGCACGGGTCCGGCTGTCGGGCGACGGTAAGGTCACCGTCGAGACCGATATGACCGATATCGGCACCGGCACCTACACGATCATCGCCCAAACCGCCGCTGAGATGATGGGCGTGGACCTAGGTGACGTCATCGTGAAATTAGGCGACTCTGATTTCCCCGCCGCAGCCGGCTCCGGCGGCCAATGGGGCGCGGCCAACTCGACGGCTGGCGTCTATGCCGCCTGCATCAAGATGCGCGACCAGGTGGCGGCGCGCTTGGGGCTGAACAATGCGGATGTGACGTTTGCCGACGGCGAGGTCCGCTCGGGCGATCGCGCCGTGCCTCTGCGCGACGCTGCGCGCGATGGGGAGCTCATTGCCGAAGATGGCATCGACTATGCCGACGACTTTGCCGACCGGGCGCAGCAATCCACCTTCGCTGGTCATTTCGTGGAGGTCGGGGTCGATGCCTTCACGGGCGAAACCCGCATCAGGCGAATGCTCGCTGTGTGCGATGCCGGTCGCATCCTCAATCCCAAGTCAGCGCGAAGCCAGGTGATCGGCGCCATGACCATGGGCGCAGGCGCCGCACTGATGGAGGAACTCGTGGTCGACAAGCGGTTCGGCTTCTTCGTCAATCACGACCTCGCGGGTTATGAGGTCCCGGTCCATGCAGACATCCCGCATCAGGACGTCATCTTCCTCGATACCACCGACCCTTGGTCCACGCCGATGAAGGCGAAAGGCGTTGGGGAACTGGGGATTTGCGGCGTGGGAGCCGCGGTCGCCAACGCCATCTACAATGCCACCGGCGTGCGGCTGCGCGATTATCCGATGACCTTGGACAAGCATCTCTCGCGCTTACCGAAGGCGGTTTAG
- a CDS encoding FAD binding domain-containing protein has product MRPFTYERATSPAQAATAVLSQQGARFIAGGTNLLDLMKLQIETPTHLVDVQDLELDQITQETDGGLRIGALVTNTALAADRRVRSDYAVLSRAILAGASGQLRNKATTGGNLLQRTRCPYFYDTNQPCNKRQAGTGCAAIEGASRQLAVIGGSAACIATNPSDMAVAMRLLDARVETVDAQGNVRSIDIADFHKLPGETPHVETALAPGELITAVLLPKPVGGQHVYHKVRDRASYAFALVSVAAILQPDGTGRVAVGGIAPKPWRTDAADAALPQGAEAVARHLLAGAAPTRDNAFKIELVERTLAGILHDAKG; this is encoded by the coding sequence ATGAGGCCGTTCACTTATGAGCGCGCGACCTCGCCCGCTCAGGCCGCGACGGCCGTCTTGAGCCAGCAGGGCGCGCGCTTCATTGCCGGCGGCACGAACCTGCTGGACCTCATGAAGCTGCAGATCGAAACGCCGACCCATCTGGTCGATGTGCAGGATCTGGAACTCGATCAGATCACGCAAGAGACCGATGGCGGCCTGCGGATCGGCGCGCTCGTCACCAACACGGCGCTGGCGGCGGATCGGCGCGTGCGCAGCGATTATGCGGTCCTGAGCCGGGCCATTCTGGCCGGCGCATCCGGGCAGCTGCGCAACAAGGCGACCACCGGCGGCAATCTGCTGCAAAGGACCCGCTGCCCCTATTTCTACGATACCAACCAACCCTGCAACAAACGTCAGGCCGGGACGGGCTGCGCGGCCATTGAGGGCGCCTCCCGCCAGTTGGCAGTGATTGGCGGCAGCGCTGCCTGTATCGCGACGAACCCGAGCGACATGGCGGTTGCGATGCGGCTGCTTGATGCGCGCGTGGAGACGGTCGATGCACAGGGCAATGTCCGGTCGATCGACATTGCCGACTTCCACAAATTGCCCGGTGAGACGCCGCATGTGGAAACCGCGCTGGCGCCTGGCGAACTGATCACGGCCGTGCTGCTGCCCAAGCCGGTTGGCGGCCAGCATGTCTATCACAAGGTGCGCGACCGGGCCTCTTATGCCTTTGCGCTCGTATCGGTGGCGGCGATCCTCCAGCCGGATGGCACAGGCCGCGTTGCGGTGGGCGGGATTGCGCCCAAGCCCTGGCGCACGGACGCCGCGGATGCCGCGCTCCCGCAAGGGGCGGAGGCAGTGGCCCGGCACCTCCTCGCCGGCGCCGCGCCGACCAGGGACAATGCATTCAAGATCGAGCTGGTCGAGCGGACGCTTGCCGGCATCTTGCACGACGCGAAGGGTTGA
- the paoA gene encoding aldehyde dehydrogenase iron-sulfur subunit PaoA codes for MDRSEEWHVSRRGVLVGGSATAATMSLNNADARQPLPQVREAIAEVTLSVNGQPRRFKTDTRTTLLDALREELKLTGTKKGCDHGQCGACTVLVDGVRINSCLTLAVMHDGDKVTTIEGLGTPDQLHPMQRAFVKHDGYQCGYCTPGQICSAVAMLDEIAAGVPSHVTDDLSAKPQLSNAELRERMSGNICRCGAYSNIAEAITEVAEAKA; via the coding sequence ATGGATCGATCGGAGGAGTGGCACGTCTCTCGACGCGGCGTGCTGGTTGGCGGCTCGGCCACGGCGGCGACCATGAGCCTGAACAACGCCGATGCTCGGCAGCCCCTGCCGCAAGTTCGCGAGGCGATTGCCGAGGTTACCCTGAGCGTAAATGGTCAGCCGCGCAGGTTCAAAACCGACACGCGCACCACCTTGCTCGATGCGCTGCGCGAAGAGCTCAAACTCACCGGCACGAAAAAAGGCTGCGACCATGGCCAGTGCGGCGCCTGCACCGTGCTGGTCGACGGTGTCCGGATCAACAGCTGCCTGACGCTCGCGGTGATGCATGATGGCGACAAGGTCACCACCATCGAAGGACTGGGCACGCCAGACCAGCTCCACCCAATGCAACGCGCCTTCGTCAAGCATGATGGCTATCAGTGCGGCTATTGCACGCCGGGCCAGATCTGCTCTGCGGTGGCCATGCTGGATGAGATTGCCGCTGGCGTGCCGAGCCACGTCACCGATGATCTGTCGGCCAAGCCGCAACTCAGCAACGCGGAACTGCGCGAGCGGATGAGCGGCAATATCTGCCGCTGCGGCGCCTATTCCAACATTGCCGAGGCGATTACCGAAGTCGCGGAGGCCAAGGCATGA
- a CDS encoding DUF1810 domain-containing protein, which yields MTSDPFDLNRFVDAQQGRYAQALAEIRGGAKRTHWMWFIFPQIAGLGISPTAQHFAIRSRAEAKAYLSHPVLGPRYEECVIALQELDGSSAEQVFGTIDAIKLRSSLTLFNSVEDRPIFRAAIERWFGSPDERTVEILGQMDSSA from the coding sequence ATGACCAGCGATCCATTCGATCTGAACCGATTTGTCGACGCCCAGCAGGGACGCTACGCGCAGGCCTTGGCGGAAATCCGCGGCGGTGCAAAACGAACGCACTGGATGTGGTTCATCTTTCCGCAGATTGCGGGCCTGGGGATCAGCCCCACGGCGCAGCACTTCGCGATCCGCTCGCGCGCCGAAGCCAAAGCCTATCTGTCGCACCCGGTCCTCGGCCCGCGCTATGAGGAATGCGTCATCGCATTACAGGAGCTGGATGGCTCCAGCGCTGAGCAAGTCTTCGGGACCATCGACGCGATCAAGCTCAGGTCGTCGCTGACGCTGTTTAACAGCGTTGAGGACAGGCCGATCTTCCGCGCGGCAATCGAGCGCTGGTTTGGCAGCCCGGACGAACGCACCGTCGAAATTCTGGGGCAGATGGATTCATCAGCCTGA
- a CDS encoding DUF485 domain-containing protein, producing the protein MDLDGDHELAAISRDPHYQALVQARGRLGWILSGVMMAIFFGFILLVAFGRTILGQPLPGMTTTIGVPLGMAVILSGIALTGLYVWIANRRFDAELDALRAEHRL; encoded by the coding sequence ATGGATCTGGATGGCGATCATGAACTTGCGGCCATCAGTCGCGATCCGCACTATCAGGCTCTCGTCCAGGCCCGTGGCCGCCTCGGCTGGATTCTGAGCGGCGTCATGATGGCGATCTTCTTCGGCTTCATCCTGCTGGTGGCGTTCGGGCGGACCATCCTTGGCCAACCGCTGCCGGGCATGACGACGACCATTGGCGTGCCTTTGGGCATGGCGGTGATCCTCTCGGGCATCGCGCTGACCGGCCTATATGTGTGGATTGCCAACCGCCGGTTCGATGCCGAACTGGATGCGCTGCGGGCGGAGCATCGCCTGTGA
- a CDS encoding cation acetate symporter — MVTIGALMPGIARAATPGNAGPNMPAVVTFGLFIIVTLGVTAWAARRTRTTSDFYTAGGGISGRQNGLAIAGDYMSAASFLGISAQIYADGYDGLIYSTGFLVGWPIILFLLAERLRNLGRYTFVDAVAFRFAQTPVRISSAFSSLTVVLFYLIAQMVGAGQLIQLLFGIPYPYAVGIIGLAITAYVLFGGMIATTWVQIIKAVMLLGCATFMSLAVLYRVGFSLDTLFEQAVAAKQAIALAAGASADAAAASARGILAPGGFIKDPLSAISLGMALMFGTAGLPHILMRFFTVRDARTARASVLWATGWIGYFYVLTFIIGFGAIVFVGSNPAYLDALSGGLRGGSNMAAVHLADAVGGEVFMGFVSAVAFATILAVVAGLTLSGASTIAHDLYASVIRKGNVDQATELRLSRITVLVLALIAVGLGIAFEKQNVAFMVSLAFAVAASGNFPALLLSILWKDCTTRGVAWGSAIGTLTALALTILSPVIWVGQLGATHPIFPLASPTLVSMPLAFFTIWLISTLDRSARAQVDRAGYTAQRIRSETGIGAAGASDH; from the coding sequence ATGGTGACTATCGGCGCGTTGATGCCCGGGATCGCCCGTGCGGCGACGCCGGGCAATGCCGGCCCCAACATGCCGGCCGTGGTCACCTTCGGCCTGTTCATCATCGTCACTCTGGGCGTTACGGCCTGGGCCGCACGGCGGACGCGCACGACGAGCGATTTCTATACGGCTGGCGGCGGCATCAGCGGTCGGCAGAACGGTCTGGCCATCGCCGGCGACTATATGTCCGCCGCCTCATTCCTCGGCATCTCCGCGCAGATTTATGCCGATGGCTATGATGGGCTGATCTACTCCACAGGTTTTCTGGTCGGCTGGCCGATCATCCTGTTCCTGCTCGCCGAACGGTTGCGCAATCTGGGGCGCTACACTTTTGTCGATGCCGTCGCGTTCCGCTTCGCGCAGACGCCGGTGCGGATTTCTTCGGCCTTCAGCTCGCTCACCGTGGTGCTGTTCTATCTGATCGCGCAGATGGTCGGCGCGGGGCAGCTCATCCAACTGCTGTTCGGCATTCCCTATCCTTATGCGGTCGGCATCATCGGCCTCGCGATCACCGCTTATGTGCTGTTTGGCGGGATGATCGCGACGACCTGGGTGCAGATCATCAAGGCGGTCATGCTGCTCGGCTGCGCCACCTTCATGTCGCTCGCCGTGCTGTATCGCGTCGGCTTCTCGCTCGACACGCTGTTCGAGCAGGCCGTCGCCGCCAAGCAGGCGATCGCGCTGGCCGCAGGCGCCAGCGCCGATGCAGCGGCGGCGAGCGCGCGGGGCATTCTTGCGCCCGGCGGCTTCATCAAGGACCCGCTGTCTGCGATTTCGCTCGGCATGGCGCTGATGTTCGGCACCGCCGGCCTGCCGCATATCCTCATGCGCTTCTTCACGGTGCGCGATGCCCGCACCGCGCGCGCCTCCGTGCTGTGGGCGACGGGGTGGATCGGCTATTTCTATGTGCTCACCTTCATCATCGGCTTCGGCGCGATCGTTTTCGTCGGCAGCAATCCGGCCTATCTCGACGCACTGAGCGGCGGGCTACGTGGCGGCAGCAACATGGCGGCGGTCCATCTCGCGGACGCGGTGGGCGGGGAGGTGTTCATGGGCTTCGTTTCGGCGGTCGCCTTCGCCACCATATTGGCGGTGGTGGCGGGGCTCACCCTTTCCGGCGCCTCCACCATCGCGCATGATCTCTACGCCTCGGTCATCCGCAAGGGCAATGTCGACCAGGCGACCGAACTGCGCCTGTCGCGGATCACCGTGCTGGTGCTGGCCCTGATCGCGGTGGGGTTGGGGATCGCGTTCGAGAAGCAGAATGTAGCGTTCATGGTGAGCCTCGCTTTCGCGGTCGCCGCCTCGGGCAATTTCCCCGCCCTCTTGCTCTCCATCCTGTGGAAGGATTGCACGACGCGCGGCGTTGCCTGGGGCTCGGCCATCGGCACGCTGACTGCGCTGGCGCTGACGATCCTCTCGCCGGTGATTTGGGTCGGCCAGCTTGGCGCCACGCACCCCATCTTCCCGCTCGCCTCGCCCACATTGGTGTCGATGCCGCTGGCCTTCTTCACCATCTGGCTGATCTCGACGCTCGACCGCAGCGCGCGGGCGCAGGTGGACCGCGCGGGCTACACTGCCCAGCGCATCCGGTCCGAGACCGGCATCGGCGCCGCCGGCGCCAGCGATCATTGA
- a CDS encoding alpha/beta hydrolase — protein sequence MKFLNRSSAWLVAALLATTGPAHMASAQPLPDPAAVAAAPLSAEDAAKLAPVAPELHGAARMALYYSTLMGQMTEDSVRASRKSGNMGPPPPPHHRDVPVVEQMIPGAAGAPQVKLYVINAQQGAWRGGILHTHGGGYILGTAATDVRRLQEMAKELNVVIVSVEYRLAPETTYAGSIEDNYAGLRWMHDNAAKLGLDPKRIAVMGESAGGGHAALLALTARDRGEIPVAFQVLIYPMLDDRTGGVVKVPSHIATVGWDAQQNQLGWKAFLGQQPGTNKVPATAVPARAASLKGLPPAFIAVGGVDLFVSEDIDYARRLTEAGVPTELLVVPSAYHGFDAMAPDSPQAKQFNKARIEALRRALATPEK from the coding sequence ATGAAGTTTCTGAACCGATCCTCGGCCTGGCTGGTGGCGGCGCTGCTCGCCACGACCGGCCCCGCCCACATGGCCAGTGCCCAGCCGCTGCCCGATCCCGCCGCCGTCGCGGCGGCCCCGCTGAGCGCTGAGGACGCAGCCAAGCTCGCGCCCGTCGCGCCGGAACTGCACGGCGCCGCCCGCATGGCGCTCTATTATTCGACCCTGATGGGGCAAATGACCGAGGACTCGGTGCGCGCGTCGCGCAAGTCGGGCAATATGGGGCCGCCCCCGCCGCCGCATCACCGCGACGTTCCGGTCGTCGAGCAGATGATCCCCGGTGCGGCCGGCGCGCCGCAGGTGAAGCTGTATGTGATCAACGCGCAGCAAGGCGCCTGGCGCGGCGGCATCCTGCACACCCATGGCGGCGGCTACATTCTCGGCACGGCCGCGACCGACGTGCGTCGCCTGCAGGAGATGGCCAAGGAACTGAACGTGGTCATCGTTTCCGTCGAATATCGCCTCGCGCCGGAAACGACCTATGCCGGGTCCATCGAAGACAATTATGCCGGCCTGCGCTGGATGCATGACAATGCCGCCAAGCTCGGCCTCGATCCCAAGCGGATCGCCGTGATGGGCGAGAGCGCCGGTGGTGGCCATGCGGCGCTGCTGGCGCTGACTGCGCGCGACCGCGGCGAAATCCCGGTTGCTTTCCAGGTGCTCATCTACCCGATGTTGGATGACCGCACCGGCGGCGTGGTGAAGGTGCCTTCGCACATCGCCACAGTCGGCTGGGACGCGCAGCAGAACCAGCTCGGCTGGAAGGCGTTCCTCGGCCAGCAGCCGGGCACGAACAAGGTGCCGGCCACCGCCGTGCCGGCGCGCGCTGCTTCGCTCAAGGGTCTGCCGCCCGCGTTCATCGCTGTCGGCGGTGTCGATCTCTTCGTGAGCGAAGACATCGACTATGCCCGTCGCCTGACCGAGGCCGGCGTGCCGACCGAGTTGCTCGTCGTCCCCTCCGCCTATCACGGCTTCGACGCGATGGCACCGGACTCGCCGCAGGCCAAGCAATTCAACAAGGCCCGCATCGAAGCCCTGCGCCGCGCTCTGGCGACGCCGGAGAAAT